A genomic window from Nocardioides rotundus includes:
- a CDS encoding carbamate kinase has protein sequence MRSRVVVALGGNAMTAPDGTARPEDQQRAVGVAAAAIADLLTGPDPVDVVITHGNGPQVGNLLVKNELAAHVVPPVPLDWCSAQTQATIGTLLMDALDRELAERGDPRRTATLVTRTLVSPDDPHLRSPSKPIGRWLSAEEARPMIEHGETWRDLGERGWRRVVASPEPLEIIDAPAVGTLVEAGYVVVAAGGGGIPTVRDPDGTLHGVEAVIDKDLGAALLAQTLDADALVIATDVPHVVLGYGTDSARPLERVTLSEMESHAAAGEFAEGSMGPKVDAICRFVRQQRRPATITDLEHIRDAVTGSGGTTVVPG, from the coding sequence GTGAGGTCGCGCGTGGTGGTGGCGCTCGGCGGCAACGCGATGACGGCTCCGGACGGGACGGCCCGCCCGGAGGACCAGCAGCGCGCCGTCGGCGTCGCCGCCGCGGCGATCGCGGACCTGCTGACCGGGCCAGACCCCGTGGACGTGGTCATCACCCACGGCAACGGCCCGCAGGTCGGCAACCTGCTGGTGAAGAACGAGCTTGCCGCGCACGTCGTGCCCCCGGTGCCGCTGGACTGGTGCAGCGCCCAGACCCAGGCCACCATCGGAACGCTGCTGATGGACGCCCTGGACCGCGAGCTCGCCGAGCGCGGCGACCCCCGCCGTACGGCGACCCTGGTCACCCGCACCCTGGTCTCCCCCGACGACCCGCACCTGCGGTCCCCCTCCAAGCCGATCGGGCGCTGGCTCTCGGCCGAGGAGGCGCGGCCGATGATCGAGCACGGCGAGACCTGGCGCGACCTCGGCGAGCGGGGCTGGCGCCGGGTGGTCGCGTCCCCCGAGCCGCTGGAGATCATCGACGCCCCGGCCGTCGGCACCCTGGTGGAGGCCGGCTACGTCGTGGTGGCCGCCGGTGGCGGCGGCATCCCGACCGTCCGGGACCCCGACGGCACCCTGCACGGGGTGGAGGCGGTGATCGACAAGGACCTCGGCGCCGCCCTGCTCGCGCAGACGCTCGACGCGGACGCCCTGGTGATCGCCACCGACGTCCCGCACGTGGTGCTCGGCTACGGCACCGACTCCGCCCGGCCCCTGGAGCGGGTCACGCTGAGCGAGATGGAGTCCCACGCCGCCGCGGGCGAGTTCGCCGAGGGGTCCATGGGGCCCAAGGTCGACGCGATCTGTCGCTTCGTCCGGCAGCAACGCAGGCCCGCCACGATCACCGACCTCGAGCACATCCGCGACGCCGTGACCGGCTCCGGCGGCACCACCGTGGTGCCCGGCTGA
- a CDS encoding barbiturase → MPSAIEVRKVPIHSVADASELTRLLDDGVMAADRVIAIIGKTEGNGGVNDYTRIIADRAFREALVAAGAPEEQVREIPIVWSGGTDGVISPHATIFATTEVPEDDPSREEQRLTAGFAMSERLLPEDIGRTAMIEKVADAVRVAMERAGITDPADVHYVQTKTPLLTIHTIRDAKSRGKTVWTEHTHESMDLSNGCTALGVAVALGEIDMPTDADVMHNRELYSAVASCSSGVELDQAQVVVVGNATGVGGRYRIGHSVMEDALDAEGVWTAIREAGLDLPDRPRSSDLDGRLVNVFLKCEASQDGTVRGRRNAMLDDSDVHWHRQIKSCVGGVTAAVTGDPAVFVSVSAAHQGPEGGGPVAAIVDLGDEPTGYRWEG, encoded by the coding sequence ATGCCCAGCGCGATCGAAGTACGCAAGGTTCCGATCCACTCCGTGGCCGACGCCTCCGAGCTGACCCGGCTCCTGGACGACGGCGTGATGGCCGCGGACCGGGTGATCGCCATCATCGGCAAGACCGAGGGGAACGGCGGCGTCAACGACTACACCCGGATCATCGCCGACCGGGCCTTCCGGGAGGCCCTCGTCGCCGCCGGCGCGCCCGAGGAGCAGGTCAGGGAGATCCCGATCGTCTGGTCGGGCGGCACCGACGGGGTGATCAGCCCGCACGCGACCATCTTCGCCACCACCGAGGTCCCCGAGGACGACCCGAGCCGCGAGGAGCAGCGGCTGACCGCGGGCTTCGCGATGAGCGAGCGGCTGCTGCCCGAGGACATCGGCCGCACCGCGATGATCGAGAAGGTCGCCGACGCGGTGCGGGTCGCGATGGAGCGCGCCGGGATCACCGACCCCGCCGACGTGCACTACGTGCAGACCAAGACGCCGCTGCTGACCATCCACACCATCCGGGACGCGAAGTCGCGCGGCAAGACCGTGTGGACCGAGCACACGCACGAGTCGATGGACCTCTCCAACGGGTGTACGGCGCTCGGCGTCGCCGTGGCGCTCGGCGAGATCGACATGCCCACCGACGCCGACGTGATGCACAACCGGGAGCTCTACTCCGCGGTGGCCTCCTGCTCCTCCGGCGTCGAGCTGGACCAGGCACAGGTCGTGGTGGTCGGCAACGCCACCGGGGTCGGCGGGCGCTACCGGATCGGGCACTCGGTGATGGAGGACGCCCTGGACGCCGAGGGGGTGTGGACCGCGATCAGGGAGGCCGGGCTGGACCTGCCGGACCGTCCTCGCAGCAGCGACCTGGACGGCCGTCTGGTCAACGTCTTCCTCAAGTGCGAGGCGTCCCAGGACGGCACCGTGCGCGGGCGGCGCAACGCGATGCTGGACGACTCCGACGTGCACTGGCACCGGCAGATCAAGTCCTGCGTCGGCGGGGTCACGGCCGCCGTCACGGGCGACCCGGCGGTCTTCGTGTCGGTCTCGGCGGCCCACCAGGGCCCCGAGGGCGGCGGGCCGGTCGCGGCCATCGTCGATCTGGGCGACGAGCCGACGGGCTACCGCTGGGAGGGATGA
- a CDS encoding DUF952 domain-containing protein — protein sequence MHLFHIATRADWEAARQAGSYTTSTRGRTLEDEGFIHAAHREQVPTVFRRFYRDAGEPLVLLSIDTDRLTSPWAEEQVGEERWPHIRGPLNVQAVRHVSPLNRRGGSESFTSLFLKEMVGRIMLALLVMALMTIGVFVGERELTTDWGALIGASIGLVVGVAAVVLIVRLRRRS from the coding sequence GTGCACCTGTTCCACATCGCCACCCGCGCCGACTGGGAGGCCGCCCGCCAGGCGGGCTCCTACACCACGTCGACGCGGGGACGGACCCTCGAGGACGAGGGGTTCATCCACGCGGCCCACCGCGAGCAGGTGCCGACGGTCTTCCGCCGCTTCTACCGCGACGCCGGGGAGCCGCTGGTGCTGCTCAGCATCGACACCGACCGGCTCACCTCGCCCTGGGCCGAGGAGCAGGTGGGCGAGGAGCGGTGGCCGCACATCCGCGGGCCGCTAAACGTCCAGGCCGTGCGGCACGTGAGCCCGCTCAACCGGCGCGGGGGCAGCGAGTCCTTCACCTCGCTGTTCCTCAAGGAGATGGTCGGCCGGATCATGCTGGCCCTCCTGGTGATGGCGCTGATGACGATCGGCGTCTTCGTCGGCGAGCGGGAGCTCACCACCGACTGGGGAGCCCTCATCGGCGCCAGCATCGGGCTGGTCGTGGGGGTCGCGGCGGTCGTGCTGATCGTTCGGCTTCGCCGCCGGTCCTAG
- a CDS encoding FAD-dependent oxidoreductase — protein sequence MGQVLVVGAGVVGLSCAVRLLEAGHRVDVLARDLPLETTSAVAAALWYPYLAFPQERVAAWGERSYGAFAELAADETTGVAMRRGTEVHPAAPPEPWWGGAVPDLERTQVPGWPAAWSFTAPVVDMPVYLRWLTSRVEQLGGTITRMNLSSLPQGRVVDCAGIGARLLGSDDSVQPVRGQVVYVEQWGLEEWWLDEAGPTYVVPRGREVVVGGTEERGDWSRTPSPDTAAAILRRAARLVPEVAEARVLRHKVGLRPARPEVRVERVGDVVHCYGHGGAGVTLSWGCADEVAELVG from the coding sequence ATGGGTCAGGTACTCGTGGTCGGCGCCGGCGTGGTCGGCCTGTCGTGCGCCGTACGCCTCCTGGAGGCCGGGCACCGGGTCGACGTCCTGGCCCGCGACCTGCCGCTGGAGACGACCTCCGCGGTCGCGGCGGCGCTCTGGTACCCCTACCTCGCCTTCCCGCAGGAGCGGGTGGCCGCGTGGGGAGAGCGCAGCTACGGCGCCTTCGCCGAGCTTGCGGCAGACGAGACCACCGGGGTCGCGATGCGTCGCGGCACCGAGGTCCATCCGGCCGCGCCACCGGAGCCCTGGTGGGGCGGTGCGGTGCCCGACCTGGAGCGCACGCAGGTGCCCGGGTGGCCGGCCGCCTGGTCCTTCACGGCTCCGGTGGTGGACATGCCGGTCTACCTGCGCTGGCTGACCTCCCGCGTCGAGCAGCTGGGCGGCACGATCACCCGGATGAACCTGTCCAGCCTGCCCCAGGGCCGGGTGGTCGACTGCGCGGGCATCGGCGCCCGCCTGCTGGGCTCGGACGACTCGGTGCAGCCGGTGCGCGGCCAGGTCGTCTACGTCGAGCAGTGGGGCCTGGAGGAGTGGTGGCTGGACGAGGCGGGCCCGACGTACGTCGTCCCGCGCGGCCGCGAGGTCGTCGTCGGCGGCACCGAGGAGCGCGGCGACTGGAGCCGTACCCCCTCGCCGGACACGGCGGCGGCGATCCTGCGGCGAGCCGCACGCCTGGTGCCCGAGGTGGCCGAGGCTCGGGTGCTGCGGCACAAGGTCGGCCTGCGCCCGGCGCGTCCCGAGGTGCGGGTGGAGCGGGTCGGCGACGTGGTGCACTGCTACGGCCATGGCGGCGCCGGCGTGACCCTCTCCTGGGGCTGCGCCGACGAGGTGGCCGAGCTCGTCGGCTAG
- a CDS encoding ferritin produces the protein MPTERFAAQLNTQIGNELGAHNQYLACAIHYDAETMPQLAAFFNRQAMEERDHAMMMVQYLLDTDQPVDIPAIEAQQTRFDDVVAPVRLALEQEKKVTGQINALLKTAREDDDYASEQFLQWFIKEQVEEVATMSDLLAVAERNRDDVEDIEEYVARELSDAGEDPTAPAAFGADA, from the coding sequence GTGCCCACCGAGCGTTTCGCCGCCCAGCTGAACACCCAGATCGGGAACGAGCTGGGTGCGCACAACCAGTACCTCGCCTGCGCGATCCACTACGACGCGGAGACCATGCCGCAGCTGGCCGCGTTCTTCAACCGCCAGGCGATGGAGGAGCGCGACCACGCGATGATGATGGTCCAGTACCTCCTCGACACCGACCAGCCCGTGGACATCCCGGCGATCGAGGCGCAGCAGACGCGGTTCGACGATGTCGTGGCCCCGGTCCGGCTCGCGCTCGAGCAGGAGAAGAAGGTCACCGGCCAGATCAACGCGCTGCTCAAGACCGCCCGCGAGGACGACGACTACGCCTCCGAGCAGTTCCTCCAGTGGTTCATCAAGGAGCAGGTCGAGGAGGTCGCGACGATGAGCGACCTGCTCGCCGTCGCCGAGCGCAACCGCGACGACGTGGAGGACATCGAGGAGTACGTCGCCCGCGAGCTCAGCGACGCGGGGGAGGACCCCACCGCTCCGGCCGCCTTCGGCGCCGACGCCTGA
- a CDS encoding histidine phosphatase family protein codes for MRDLQCPIRVLFVRHAEAEYESALLADTGGSLTPVGREQAREVGERLYGERVAVVVTSAMSRAVQTAELMAGVLDAHVLVREGLEEIGSGDFRGRPAEGELFDATLNAWRAGDLEARVPGGESGQEAAARVWTVLDPLADRFRGETVVVVGHGGTMLAALVSAGLQPDEDFRIANGAVLAVEGDGDGWRIPDHS; via the coding sequence ATGAGAGACCTGCAGTGCCCGATCCGCGTCCTCTTCGTGCGGCATGCGGAGGCCGAGTACGAGTCCGCGCTGCTGGCCGACACCGGCGGCAGCCTCACACCTGTCGGCCGGGAGCAGGCGCGGGAGGTCGGAGAGCGGCTGTACGGCGAGCGGGTCGCGGTGGTGGTGACCAGCGCGATGTCCCGGGCGGTGCAGACCGCCGAGCTGATGGCCGGCGTGCTCGACGCCCATGTGCTGGTGCGCGAGGGCCTGGAGGAGATCGGCTCCGGTGACTTCCGCGGACGGCCCGCCGAGGGCGAGCTCTTCGACGCCACCCTCAACGCCTGGCGCGCCGGCGACCTCGAGGCTCGGGTGCCCGGCGGAGAGTCCGGCCAGGAGGCGGCGGCCCGCGTCTGGACGGTGCTGGACCCCCTGGCCGACCGGTTCCGTGGCGAGACGGTGGTCGTGGTCGGGCACGGCGGCACGATGCTGGCCGCGCTGGTGTCGGCGGGGCTGCAACCCGACGAGGACTTCCGGATCGCCAACGGCGCCGTCCTCGCGGTCGAGGGGGACGGGGACGGCTGGCGTATCCCCGATCACTCTTAG
- a CDS encoding protein meaA encodes MTDKDAGQHEAAIPERPQKDRPWVMRTYAGHSTATASNELYRGNLAKGQTGLSVAFDLPTQTGYDPQDALSRGEVGKVGVPIPHLGEMRRLFDQIPLVEMNTSMTINATAMWLLALYQVVAEEQNPDATPEEVAGQLAGTTQNDIIKEYLSRGTYVFGPEQSLRLTADTIAYTVNQIPKWNPINICSYHLQEAGATPTQEIAYALGTAIAVLDQVKNSGQVADEDFGKVVGRMSFFVNSGVRFVEEVCKMRAFTQLWDEITQERYGVEDPKMRRFRYGVQVNSLGLTESQPENNVQRIVLEMLGVTLSKDARARAVQLPAWNEALGLPRPWDQQWSLRLQQVLAFESDLLEYDDIFDGSHVIAAKVDELKQGARAEMDRVQAMGGAVAAVESGYMKQELVSAHAARRARIEAGEEIIVGVNKFETTEPSPLTADLDAAIQTADPEAEAAAIRSVEEWKAQRDEQEVEEALARLAADAKTDTNLMEATLACARAGATTGEWAGTLRGVFGEFRAPTGVGGAVGVAEAGAELAAVRQRVKETGDELGGRLRLLVGKPGLDGHSNGAEQVAVRARDAGFEVVYQGIRLTPEQIVAAAVAEDVHCVGLSILSGSHMELVPTVLEGLRDAGLEDLPVIVGGIIPSGDAQRLIDQGVAAVYTPKDFGLTEIMDGIVDVIRKANDLA; translated from the coding sequence ATGACTGACAAGGACGCCGGACAGCACGAAGCGGCCATCCCGGAGCGCCCGCAGAAGGATCGCCCCTGGGTGATGCGCACCTACGCCGGGCACTCCACGGCCACGGCGTCCAACGAGCTCTACCGCGGCAACCTCGCCAAGGGCCAGACCGGGCTCAGCGTGGCCTTCGACCTGCCCACGCAGACCGGGTACGACCCCCAGGACGCGCTGAGCCGCGGCGAGGTGGGCAAGGTCGGCGTCCCGATCCCGCACCTCGGCGAGATGCGCCGCCTCTTCGACCAGATCCCGCTGGTCGAGATGAACACCTCGATGACCATCAACGCCACCGCGATGTGGCTGCTGGCGCTCTACCAGGTCGTGGCGGAGGAGCAGAACCCCGACGCGACCCCGGAGGAGGTCGCCGGGCAGCTCGCCGGGACGACGCAGAACGACATCATCAAGGAGTACCTCTCCCGCGGCACCTACGTCTTCGGCCCGGAGCAGTCGCTGCGCCTGACCGCCGACACGATCGCCTACACGGTCAACCAGATCCCCAAGTGGAACCCGATCAACATCTGCAGCTACCACCTGCAAGAGGCGGGGGCGACGCCGACGCAGGAGATCGCCTACGCCCTCGGCACCGCTATCGCCGTCCTCGACCAGGTGAAGAACTCCGGCCAGGTCGCCGACGAGGACTTCGGCAAGGTCGTCGGCCGGATGTCGTTCTTCGTCAACTCCGGCGTCCGCTTCGTCGAGGAGGTCTGCAAGATGCGGGCCTTCACCCAGCTGTGGGACGAGATCACCCAGGAGCGCTACGGCGTCGAGGACCCGAAGATGCGCCGGTTCCGGTACGGCGTCCAGGTGAACTCCCTCGGCCTGACCGAGTCCCAGCCGGAGAACAACGTCCAGCGGATCGTCCTGGAGATGCTGGGTGTGACCCTCTCCAAGGACGCGCGCGCCCGCGCCGTCCAGCTCCCCGCGTGGAACGAGGCGCTCGGCCTGCCGCGGCCGTGGGACCAGCAGTGGTCGCTGCGCCTGCAGCAGGTGCTCGCCTTCGAGTCCGACCTGCTGGAGTACGACGACATCTTCGACGGCAGCCACGTGATCGCGGCCAAGGTCGACGAGCTGAAGCAGGGCGCCCGCGCCGAGATGGACCGCGTGCAGGCGATGGGCGGAGCGGTCGCCGCGGTCGAGTCCGGCTACATGAAGCAGGAGCTGGTGAGCGCGCACGCCGCGCGCCGGGCGCGGATCGAGGCCGGCGAGGAGATCATCGTCGGGGTCAACAAGTTCGAGACCACCGAGCCCTCGCCCCTGACCGCCGACCTGGACGCGGCGATCCAGACCGCCGACCCCGAGGCCGAGGCGGCCGCGATCCGCTCGGTGGAGGAGTGGAAGGCGCAGCGCGACGAGCAGGAGGTGGAAGAGGCGCTGGCACGGCTGGCGGCCGACGCCAAGACCGACACCAACCTGATGGAGGCGACTCTGGCCTGTGCCCGTGCCGGGGCGACGACCGGCGAGTGGGCCGGCACCCTGCGCGGCGTGTTCGGCGAGTTCCGTGCCCCGACGGGTGTCGGTGGCGCGGTCGGGGTGGCCGAGGCCGGCGCCGAGCTCGCCGCGGTGCGGCAGCGGGTCAAGGAGACCGGCGACGAGCTGGGCGGGCGGCTGCGGCTGCTCGTCGGCAAGCCCGGGCTGGACGGCCACTCCAACGGCGCCGAGCAGGTCGCCGTACGCGCTCGCGATGCCGGCTTCGAGGTGGTCTACCAGGGCATCCGGCTGACCCCGGAGCAGATCGTCGCCGCGGCGGTTGCCGAGGACGTGCACTGCGTCGGCCTCTCGATCCTGTCGGGGTCGCACATGGAGCTGGTGCCGACGGTGCTGGAGGGCCTGCGCGACGCGGGCCTGGAGGACCTCCCGGTGATCGTGGGCGGCATCATCCCCAGCGGCGACGCGCAGCGGCTGATCGACCAGGGGGTCGCCGCGGTCTACACGCCCAAGGACTTCGGCCTGACCGAGATCATGGACGGCATCGTCGATGTGATCCGGAAGGCCAACGACCTAGCCTGA